From a region of the Fervidicoccaceae archaeon genome:
- a CDS encoding cyclase family protein codes for MELSINYSSRLEKPYIKAYIPKPKYKWSKLINWDEARIYDLSQPLGIYAPPFPTYPPFKMYWIKTLPENKVQAQAIETAWHIGTHMDGPIHFDPGAPSIDMIPLDHFVGEGVIVDISDEVEDLSIYTSEMIERKLKEHNLELKPGDILIIHTGYHKYQWDQPTADTVRYQLMHPGPTAEFAEWCVKKQLKWTGVDAISQDHPLDTVIRRVRPDIADLFKEKFGKSVDEVMPWPKNYQVLHTYTFPRGVLHAENLGGEISKVLNKRCLISGAPIKVEGAESAFARIFAICNGPE; via the coding sequence ATGGAATTGAGCATAAACTATTCTTCTAGGTTGGAAAAACCATACATAAAGGCATACATACCAAAACCAAAATACAAGTGGAGCAAGCTCATTAATTGGGACGAGGCAAGAATTTACGACTTGAGTCAGCCCCTCGGTATATATGCGCCGCCCTTTCCAACATATCCACCATTCAAGATGTACTGGATAAAGACTCTTCCTGAGAACAAAGTCCAAGCGCAGGCTATTGAAACTGCGTGGCACATCGGAACACACATGGATGGTCCAATTCATTTTGACCCTGGAGCCCCATCAATAGACATGATTCCTCTTGACCATTTTGTTGGAGAAGGAGTGATCGTTGATATAAGTGATGAAGTGGAGGATCTGAGTATATACACATCGGAAATGATTGAGAGGAAGCTGAAGGAGCACAACCTCGAATTGAAGCCAGGAGATATTTTGATTATTCACACGGGATATCACAAGTATCAATGGGATCAGCCAACCGCTGATACTGTGAGGTATCAGCTAATGCATCCCGGACCTACTGCTGAGTTTGCTGAGTGGTGTGTTAAGAAGCAGCTCAAGTGGACTGGTGTAGATGCCATAAGCCAGGACCACCCGCTCGATACAGTTATTAGGAGAGTTAGACCAGATATTGCAGATCTCTTCAAGGAGAAGTTTGGAAAGTCTGTTGACGAAGTGATGCCGTGGCCAAAGAACTACCAGGTGCTTCACACATACACTTTCCCAAGAGGAGTGCTGCATGCTGAGAACCTCGGAGGGGAGATATCAAAAGTTCTAAACAAGCGCTGCCTCATATCTGGAGCACCAATTAAGGTGGAAGGAGCAGAATCGGCCTTCGCAAGAATATTCGCGATATGTAATGGTCCTGAGTAA
- a CDS encoding nucleotidyltransferase family protein, translating to MGESSIAAIILAGGLSTRFPGNKLLYEVNRRPIILHTVEKFIASGLEKIIVVLGRDHERVFSAIVNGVHQDDLSRVYFAFNSSYASGGMSSSIKVGMRIVNQGESVLIHPGDVPFIRPASIKKTIQSHLLSSMPITVACFNGRHAHPIIFKPELQNEIKGISEAGRGLKSVVEKYRDRILCVETGDPGTLRDIDTPEDLENALKELF from the coding sequence GTGGGAGAAAGTAGCATTGCAGCAATTATACTAGCAGGAGGTCTCTCAACGAGGTTTCCAGGAAACAAGTTGCTATATGAAGTAAATAGAAGACCCATCATACTGCATACGGTTGAAAAATTCATAGCTTCTGGATTGGAGAAAATAATCGTGGTCCTCGGAAGAGACCATGAAAGGGTCTTCAGTGCTATAGTAAATGGAGTTCATCAAGATGATCTCTCTCGTGTATACTTTGCATTTAACTCAAGCTATGCTAGCGGAGGTATGAGCAGCTCAATAAAGGTCGGCATGAGAATTGTCAATCAAGGAGAGAGCGTTTTAATACACCCAGGTGACGTTCCTTTCATACGTCCTGCATCAATCAAAAAGACGATACAGTCTCACCTACTAAGCAGCATGCCAATTACTGTAGCATGTTTTAATGGAAGACATGCTCATCCTATTATATTCAAGCCTGAGCTTCAGAACGAGATAAAAGGAATAAGCGAAGCTGGAAGAGGGCTGAAGAGCGTTGTGGAAAAATACAGAGATAGGATCTTATGTGTGGAAACGGGAGATCCTGGAACGTTGAGAGATATAGATACACCTGAAGACCTCGAAAATGCGCTGAAAGAGCTCTTTTAG
- a CDS encoding XdhC family protein, whose amino-acid sequence MGEYPSDPVFFRWVLERLEQGKLVAMIEITKKAGSAPRGPGTKMFIDEDGNVIGTIGGGDFERKVIEEAKRVLETRKPGERRVALFRESLYEEVIATEQLCGGVVNVFIDVLKPVQRLVIIGAGHVARPLAKLGKMLNYRVIVVDNFPQYANKEKIPDADEIYASSNILTELDRIKINKNDFVVIVHGDGNLEAEVLKKIFKEGIIPRYLGLLAGRGKLGYILKSLISSGIDPGIIKEKLVSPIGLAVGSETPEEIAIAVMAEIMKIDRGAQGVQENAVPSLIEQIMKGGEEKSGRK is encoded by the coding sequence ATGGGTGAGTATCCAAGTGACCCTGTATTCTTTAGATGGGTGCTAGAGAGGCTCGAGCAAGGAAAGCTTGTTGCCATGATAGAGATAACAAAGAAAGCAGGGTCGGCACCTCGGGGACCGGGGACAAAGATGTTCATTGACGAGGATGGGAACGTCATTGGAACCATAGGAGGAGGGGACTTCGAGAGAAAGGTAATAGAGGAAGCCAAGAGGGTGCTAGAGACCAGAAAGCCCGGAGAGAGAAGGGTGGCTCTTTTCAGAGAAAGTCTTTATGAGGAGGTCATAGCAACTGAACAGCTATGCGGTGGTGTTGTTAATGTGTTCATTGATGTTTTGAAGCCCGTGCAGAGGCTGGTTATTATAGGTGCAGGCCATGTGGCTAGGCCTCTGGCTAAGCTGGGAAAAATGCTCAACTACAGGGTAATTGTCGTTGACAACTTTCCACAATATGCCAATAAGGAAAAAATACCAGATGCGGATGAAATCTATGCGTCCTCGAATATTTTAACCGAGCTCGACAGGATAAAGATAAACAAGAATGATTTTGTAGTTATTGTTCACGGTGATGGGAACCTAGAAGCAGAAGTGCTCAAGAAAATCTTCAAGGAAGGCATAATACCCAGATATCTGGGACTCCTCGCTGGAAGGGGGAAGCTCGGTTATATATTGAAGTCTCTTATCAGCAGTGGAATAGATCCGGGAATAATCAAGGAAAAGCTCGTCTCGCCAATTGGTCTAGCCGTTGGAAGCGAGACGCCTGAGGAAATAGCGATAGCTGTTATGGCCGAAATTATGAAGATCGATAGGGGTGCTCAAGGGGTTCAGGAGAATGCTGTTCCCTCATTGATTGAGCAGATCATGAAGGGGGGAGAGGAGAAAAGTGGGAGAAAGTAG
- a CDS encoding thiamine-phosphate synthase family protein: MVEPWIGKAATFNYFSGASQDGAFLDSLVFSIHNIEAIIIDPMLSKTLGRENAILKQTKAVKLALFARDFPAEALRFISELDTPIIHYARDKDAIFSVADLGIRPSVILADESIPTGLGCMGDSTEKAKCVSSSSGSSHVLLLDRDEDIFFSKGRTKLFTKRGEEPGWRAEILSAHITALIASGFDAESAVDRAESELEDLLKLSGSHSNPILPLIREKERMRAIRSVKTAVDMIIKRSELLSKISPEVGINVAESVPCWLITGREDVAAVEGRIVRVKDTLRQVGCVELGASSHLARALIESCRHSSSIRGVVNIAYSPELVEASRRIGLKIVFVDRRKEPPEIREKEGATMGWVISEAYRMLGGEAPDAIYDVGDVGKEAMIRFFGRTAPEAVEKLIKTAEEALK; this comes from the coding sequence ATGGTAGAGCCGTGGATAGGAAAAGCAGCAACTTTTAATTACTTCAGCGGAGCATCTCAGGATGGAGCATTTCTAGACTCACTTGTTTTCTCCATTCACAACATTGAAGCGATAATAATCGATCCCATGCTCTCCAAAACATTGGGGAGGGAAAATGCTATCCTAAAGCAAACAAAAGCAGTTAAGCTAGCTCTTTTTGCCAGAGACTTTCCAGCTGAAGCTTTGAGGTTCATATCAGAGCTCGACACACCTATCATACATTACGCGAGGGATAAAGATGCAATATTCTCTGTAGCAGATCTTGGCATAAGACCATCGGTGATCTTGGCTGACGAGAGCATCCCAACTGGCTTAGGATGCATGGGTGATTCTACAGAGAAGGCAAAATGCGTTTCCTCGTCCTCAGGATCATCCCATGTTCTACTCTTGGACAGAGACGAAGACATCTTCTTTTCGAAAGGAAGAACTAAGCTCTTCACAAAGAGAGGGGAAGAACCTGGGTGGAGGGCCGAGATTCTCTCAGCTCATATAACAGCTCTTATCGCTTCTGGTTTTGACGCAGAGAGTGCAGTCGATCGTGCAGAGAGCGAGCTGGAAGACCTGCTCAAATTATCAGGATCCCACTCGAACCCAATCCTTCCCCTTATAAGAGAGAAGGAGAGGATGAGGGCAATTAGATCCGTGAAAACAGCAGTAGATATGATAATAAAGAGGTCCGAGCTTCTGAGCAAAATCTCTCCTGAGGTTGGTATTAACGTTGCAGAGAGCGTCCCATGCTGGCTGATAACTGGAAGGGAAGATGTCGCTGCCGTAGAAGGAAGAATTGTCAGGGTCAAAGATACTCTAAGGCAGGTTGGATGTGTGGAGCTAGGTGCTTCGAGTCATCTTGCTAGAGCGCTGATTGAGAGCTGCCGGCACTCATCTTCCATCAGAGGAGTCGTAAACATAGCATACAGCCCAGAACTGGTGGAGGCATCAAGGAGAATTGGGCTGAAGATAGTATTTGTGGACAGAAGAAAGGAGCCTCCAGAAATCAGGGAAAAGGAAGGAGCTACCATGGGATGGGTAATATCAGAGGCCTATAGAATGCTTGGGGGAGAGGCTCCAGATGCAATTTATGATGTGGGAGATGTAGGAAAAGAGGCAATGATTCGCTTTTTTGGGAGAACAGCACCGGAAGCAGTTGAAAAGCTGATAAAAACAGCAGAGGAAGCTCTCAAGTGA
- the iorB gene encoding indolepyruvate ferredoxin oxidoreductase subunit beta has protein sequence MEYNIVIAGIGGQGVLTIARIIGEAALLEGLKVRVGEIHGLSQRFGSLFAHVRMGNSIYSGLIPLGKGDMLLSLEPAEALRHLQYMKKGAILILNRRPIEPPQVSMELFKYPSLEQIRAISSEKFGLKVLELDAREIAEKAGNAIAQNSVMLGAALSAPGIPISTKSAISALERTISRRFVDLNIRALELGMQEGRKLLEKVF, from the coding sequence ATGGAATACAATATAGTGATCGCGGGAATAGGAGGACAGGGAGTTCTAACGATTGCAAGGATCATAGGAGAAGCTGCTCTGCTGGAAGGCCTAAAAGTAAGAGTTGGAGAGATTCACGGTCTCAGCCAGAGATTTGGAAGCCTGTTTGCTCATGTCAGAATGGGCAATAGTATTTACAGCGGCTTAATCCCGCTTGGGAAGGGAGACATGCTGCTATCCCTTGAGCCAGCAGAGGCACTGAGGCATTTGCAATACATGAAAAAAGGAGCAATCCTCATTTTGAATAGAAGACCCATCGAGCCTCCCCAAGTCTCCATGGAGCTCTTCAAATATCCTTCTCTCGAGCAGATTAGGGCAATATCCTCAGAGAAGTTTGGCTTAAAAGTCCTTGAGCTCGATGCCAGAGAGATTGCCGAGAAGGCCGGAAACGCAATTGCGCAGAACTCAGTTATGCTTGGTGCTGCCCTCTCTGCTCCAGGCATACCTATTTCAACGAAATCAGCAATCTCAGCATTGGAGAGAACTATCTCAAGGCGATTTGTAGATCTAAATATAAGAGCTTTGGAGCTTGGGATGCAGGAGGGAAGGAAGCTGCTGGAAAAAGTTTTTTGA
- a CDS encoding DUF2877 domain-containing protein → MRNIKDDGLVLISAHRWRSPFTINVPLSPLDTFFLPGEILEVTSEAIRGNSTKILLTEAELYRQKEPEIEECRGIEEEDFKFLKGAFVVLSTAWNNFFGSETMRRICKNRDFLTSGSALKEIIGAGGGFTPSGDDFLAGMLSLFSIARKCASFDESYFPKIDKELLRRTSWASSQYIKYASMGLLDELVLDSAVSLLRGDEQDAYDLFLQLLRRGHDSGLYIWLGLITAYSIYKYRRVLFLEHVCKVMPVDG, encoded by the coding sequence TTGAGAAACATAAAAGACGATGGCCTTGTTTTAATCTCTGCCCACAGATGGAGATCTCCGTTTACCATAAATGTCCCCTTATCTCCTCTCGATACGTTTTTCCTGCCTGGCGAAATTCTCGAGGTTACCTCTGAGGCCATAAGAGGCAATAGCACTAAGATACTTCTAACGGAAGCTGAGCTGTATAGACAGAAAGAACCAGAGATTGAGGAGTGCAGAGGAATTGAGGAGGAGGATTTCAAATTTCTCAAAGGAGCATTTGTAGTTCTCTCAACTGCGTGGAACAATTTCTTCGGCTCCGAGACAATGAGAAGGATATGCAAGAACAGGGACTTTTTAACTTCGGGGAGTGCTCTGAAAGAGATAATTGGAGCCGGAGGTGGATTCACTCCTTCTGGCGACGACTTTCTCGCTGGAATGCTCTCTCTTTTCAGCATTGCAAGAAAGTGCGCTTCATTTGATGAGAGTTATTTCCCAAAGATAGATAAAGAGCTTTTGAGAAGAACCTCGTGGGCCAGTTCTCAATATATCAAATATGCCTCAATGGGTTTATTGGATGAGCTAGTCCTAGATAGTGCCGTATCCCTGCTGCGGGGAGATGAGCAGGATGCATATGATCTTTTTCTGCAGTTACTAAGAAGGGGGCACGATAGTGGTTTATATATATGGCTAGGACTTATAACTGCCTACAGCATATATAAATATCGAAGAGTCTTGTTCTTGGAGCATGTGTGCAAGGTGATGCCGGTTGATGGGTGA
- a CDS encoding CoA-binding protein: MGLDFFFRPRSIAVVGASGDPSKLGHDIFKNLISYGGKVYPVNLKEAEVLGRKAYRSVGEIDDEIDLVVIAVPRQHVRDVVRESGIKGVKGAIVITAGFGETGEEAWKKEEREIVNEARKWGIRIIGPNCVGIMNTSVGLNATFIMSARQGKTDFISQSGALGAGIIYKFVKEKVGISRFVSLGNMADIEFSDLLIDFSEDSESNAIVLYLEGVRDGRRLIESIRKATEKKPVIVIKGGKGASSSEAVSSHTGSIAGSWEIYRAALRHSGAIVAKTIDEAFSMARAFSQPLPKGKRVGIITNAGGGGVLVSDELEERGLQVPRLSEGTVRELKTFLPPFASFRNPVDMIASARGEDYRRAMDLMFQEDSVDIIVAISVVPTFGGISRDEHAKGVIDSVRKWGKKKPVIALFMAGDISSPSKEILEAEGIPVYERPEDAAAAVWALHEFSRMKRGEGA; encoded by the coding sequence TTGGGCCTGGATTTCTTCTTCCGGCCGAGGAGCATAGCTGTTGTTGGAGCTTCAGGAGATCCGAGCAAGCTAGGTCACGATATATTCAAGAATCTCATTTCTTATGGAGGAAAGGTATACCCTGTGAATTTGAAAGAGGCAGAGGTCCTAGGAAGAAAGGCGTACAGAAGTGTAGGAGAAATTGATGATGAAATTGACCTAGTAGTAATTGCTGTTCCAAGACAGCATGTTAGGGATGTGGTTAGGGAGAGCGGAATAAAGGGAGTTAAGGGGGCCATAGTTATAACTGCTGGCTTCGGAGAGACAGGCGAGGAAGCCTGGAAAAAGGAGGAGAGGGAAATAGTTAATGAAGCGAGAAAGTGGGGAATTAGAATTATTGGACCTAACTGTGTTGGAATCATGAACACCTCTGTCGGGCTCAACGCAACATTCATAATGTCGGCAAGACAGGGAAAAACAGATTTCATATCACAGAGCGGAGCTCTTGGAGCAGGTATTATCTACAAATTCGTGAAGGAGAAAGTTGGGATTTCAAGGTTTGTCAGCCTTGGAAACATGGCAGATATCGAGTTTTCAGATCTCCTTATTGACTTTTCTGAAGACAGCGAAAGCAATGCTATTGTTCTATATCTCGAGGGAGTGAGAGATGGGAGAAGGCTGATTGAATCGATAAGGAAGGCTACAGAGAAAAAACCAGTCATCGTGATTAAGGGAGGAAAAGGGGCCTCATCCTCAGAAGCTGTATCCTCGCATACAGGAAGCATAGCGGGCTCCTGGGAAATATACAGAGCAGCCCTTCGTCACTCCGGTGCAATAGTCGCGAAGACAATCGATGAAGCCTTCTCAATGGCAAGAGCCTTCTCGCAGCCATTGCCCAAAGGAAAGAGAGTTGGAATAATTACTAATGCCGGGGGAGGGGGCGTTCTTGTCTCCGATGAGCTCGAGGAGAGAGGTCTCCAAGTTCCCAGGCTCTCTGAGGGGACTGTAAGAGAGCTGAAGACATTTCTCCCACCTTTTGCTTCGTTCAGAAATCCAGTAGATATGATAGCTAGTGCCAGAGGGGAGGACTACAGAAGAGCAATGGATTTAATGTTCCAGGAAGATTCTGTCGACATCATTGTAGCTATTTCAGTTGTTCCTACGTTCGGCGGAATTAGCAGGGATGAGCACGCAAAGGGGGTCATCGATTCCGTCAGAAAGTGGGGAAAAAAGAAGCCAGTCATCGCATTGTTCATGGCAGGAGACATAAGTTCTCCATCCAAGGAGATTCTTGAAGCAGAGGGGATACCAGTCTATGAGAGGCCGGAGGATGCAGCAGCAGCAGTCTGGGCCCTTCATGAATTCTCCCGAATGAAGAGAGGCGAAGGAGCTTGA
- the pcn gene encoding proliferating cell nuclear antigen (pcna) — protein MLVEYPEAAVFKNLFEAISKLLEEVRISFSEEGMKIKAMDPSNVALIDVSFTQDSFSEYQVENPMSVGLSLSTVLKVMKRARRGDRLEIEADEENVLMRLISSSRREYRLRNIEVASQEIPELNLSFTVKVRLLSDPLKVILKDAELAGSSAVFEATEDGKLLIYSEERGKYRTEITKDSSSVLELTVKERAKSSYDILYLSNILSLTKVSDSLSLEFSSQAPLKMEFEVMGKGKIVYFLAPTQV, from the coding sequence GTGCTCGTAGAATATCCTGAAGCTGCAGTCTTCAAGAATCTATTCGAAGCAATATCAAAGCTACTTGAGGAGGTAAGAATATCCTTTTCAGAGGAAGGAATGAAGATAAAAGCCATGGATCCTAGCAACGTTGCCCTCATCGACGTATCATTCACCCAGGATTCATTCTCAGAGTACCAGGTAGAGAATCCAATGAGCGTTGGGCTAAGCTTGAGCACAGTGCTGAAGGTGATGAAGAGGGCGAGGAGAGGAGACAGGCTAGAAATAGAGGCAGACGAGGAAAACGTGCTCATGAGGCTGATATCCTCGTCTAGAAGAGAATACAGGCTGAGAAACATAGAGGTAGCATCACAGGAAATCCCAGAGCTGAACTTGAGCTTCACTGTGAAGGTTAGGTTGCTATCAGATCCCTTAAAGGTTATTTTGAAGGATGCTGAGCTGGCTGGGAGCAGTGCTGTGTTTGAGGCAACTGAAGATGGAAAGCTGCTTATTTACAGCGAGGAAAGAGGAAAATACAGAACTGAAATAACCAAAGACTCCAGCTCTGTTCTTGAGCTAACGGTAAAAGAGAGAGCAAAGAGCTCCTATGATATTCTCTATCTTTCTAACATTCTCTCTCTGACTAAAGTGAGCGACTCCCTCTCCTTGGAGTTTTCATCGCAGGCACCATTGAAAATGGAGTTCGAGGTAATGGGGAAGGGGAAAATAGTTTATTTCCTCGCCCCAACTCAAGTCTGA
- the iorA gene encoding indolepyruvate ferredoxin oxidoreductase subunit alpha, with the protein MSERILIDPNPQKLLLLGNEAIVRGALEAGLDFFAAYPGTPSSEILDAMLSLADSVGIYAEVSVNEKIAFESCLGASWSGLRAMTSMKHVGLNVAADSLMSSAAMGTRGGFVSVVADDPNMWSSQNEQDTRLFAKFANVPLIEPSSPQEALDLTKRAFELSEKYGTLIILRTTTRLSHTRGDVRTGFLPQKIIEGKRRVGEFKKDPSRFVSLPQNSRRLKVEHASVVKRLEKEEGASFIELEGDEEAKVGIIASGTAYGYVKEALEWMGLSKVRIAKVLMPYPLPRNPLKEIFSNVDRILIVEELEPVIEEQAKLLAFEEGMRVEIHGKDFVPRDFELSPEKVAKAIASFMKKDLPIDFEELESKGKEASSLAPPVPPTLCPACPHRNTFYAIRKAASPRSIFPSDIGCYTLAFFPPLKTVDTTVDMGASISIAHGISRSSKEEKGKAVVATIGDSTFFHTGIPALANAIANGSDFILVVLDNGTTAMTGHQPNPGSTEGTKRRLSIEDIARAMGADYVEVVDPYDIKSVEAAVRKAMDVRGVRVIVARRDCALKVISDKRRRGESWNVYRVNEDLCTGCKVCINAYGCPAIKWNRDKRKAYIDPELCWGCGGCAQVCPYNAIEVMK; encoded by the coding sequence TTGAGTGAAAGAATCCTCATAGATCCTAATCCTCAGAAGCTCCTCTTATTGGGAAACGAGGCCATAGTCAGGGGAGCTCTGGAGGCAGGCCTTGACTTCTTCGCTGCCTATCCAGGTACTCCCAGCAGTGAAATCTTAGATGCGATGTTGAGCTTGGCAGATTCTGTTGGAATCTATGCAGAAGTCTCCGTGAACGAGAAGATCGCCTTTGAGTCCTGTCTGGGAGCATCGTGGAGCGGTCTGAGGGCTATGACCAGCATGAAGCACGTTGGATTAAACGTAGCAGCAGATTCTCTCATGAGCTCTGCTGCCATGGGCACAAGAGGAGGGTTCGTCTCAGTCGTGGCTGATGATCCAAATATGTGGAGCAGCCAGAATGAACAGGATACCAGGCTCTTTGCCAAATTTGCAAATGTTCCCCTAATAGAGCCTTCTTCTCCTCAGGAAGCTCTCGATCTCACTAAGAGGGCTTTTGAGCTCAGCGAAAAATATGGAACACTCATCATATTGAGAACTACAACTAGGCTCTCCCACACAAGAGGGGACGTGAGGACCGGTTTCCTTCCCCAGAAAATTATTGAGGGAAAAAGAAGAGTAGGAGAGTTCAAAAAGGATCCTTCTAGATTTGTTAGCCTTCCCCAGAACTCCAGAAGGCTGAAGGTAGAACACGCTTCTGTTGTTAAAAGACTAGAAAAGGAGGAAGGTGCGAGCTTCATAGAACTTGAGGGAGATGAGGAGGCCAAGGTAGGCATTATAGCTAGTGGAACAGCATATGGGTATGTAAAGGAAGCATTGGAATGGATGGGATTAAGCAAAGTAAGAATCGCAAAGGTCCTCATGCCCTATCCATTGCCCAGAAATCCGCTCAAGGAAATTTTCTCTAATGTTGACAGGATCTTGATAGTAGAGGAGCTTGAACCTGTTATAGAGGAACAGGCAAAACTGCTTGCGTTTGAGGAAGGAATGAGAGTGGAGATTCATGGAAAGGACTTTGTACCAAGAGACTTTGAGCTCTCTCCAGAAAAAGTAGCTAAAGCAATCGCATCTTTCATGAAAAAGGATCTCCCAATAGACTTTGAGGAGCTGGAAAGCAAAGGGAAGGAAGCCTCCTCATTAGCTCCTCCAGTTCCACCAACACTATGTCCAGCATGCCCTCATAGAAATACCTTCTATGCTATAAGGAAAGCGGCGTCTCCTCGCTCGATTTTTCCAAGCGACATTGGATGCTACACGCTTGCCTTTTTCCCTCCTCTAAAGACCGTTGACACAACCGTTGATATGGGGGCCTCAATATCAATTGCCCATGGGATCTCGAGATCTTCCAAGGAAGAGAAGGGAAAAGCAGTAGTTGCAACTATAGGAGACTCAACGTTCTTTCATACAGGGATCCCTGCTCTGGCAAACGCAATAGCAAATGGCTCGGATTTCATATTGGTTGTTCTGGACAATGGCACGACAGCTATGACTGGACACCAGCCAAATCCAGGAAGCACAGAGGGGACAAAGAGGAGACTATCCATTGAGGATATAGCTAGAGCAATGGGAGCTGACTACGTTGAAGTTGTCGATCCTTATGACATTAAGTCAGTTGAGGCAGCTGTAAGGAAGGCAATGGATGTTAGAGGAGTAAGGGTAATAGTAGCTAGGAGAGATTGCGCATTGAAGGTCATCTCCGACAAGAGGAGGAGGGGAGAAAGCTGGAATGTCTACAGAGTTAACGAAGATCTCTGCACGGGATGCAAAGTATGCATAAATGCCTATGGCTGTCCAGCCATCAAGTGGAACAGAGATAAGAGAAAAGCCTATATAGATCCCGAACTTTGCTGGGGCTGTGGGGGCTGTGCCCAGGTTTGTCCTTACAATGCTATAGAGGTGATGAAGTAA
- a CDS encoding DUF1116 domain-containing protein, protein MSLKEKIEEANKKAVERMMEAEPYLVDTKLAKDAIPGLKEDMLIHAGPPITWERASGPMKGAIIGALIYEGKASSEEEAIKLVERGEVILRPNHEFNAVGPMAGVISFNMPVYIIEDKKFGNRAFSNYNEGIGKVLRYGAYDSEVISRLNWMRNELYPALKAALDEARKDKGGINFKSIIQQALHMGDECHNRYVAATSKFMNEIATYLVRADVPKDVFSRVWEFMKNNNFFTLNIGMASAKAMTLAAHNIEYSTIVTVLTRNGTDAGIWVSGLGNRWFTAPAPVPKGVFFPGFTQDDANPDLGDSAITETAGFGGFAMAAAPAVVSWVGGSVEFAVENTKNMYNITYSKHKYFTIPYLGFQGTPTGIDIRYVLKTGITPTINTGIAHKKAGIGQVGAGIVKFPFELFKDAFKAYVEKYGA, encoded by the coding sequence ATGTCTCTTAAGGAAAAAATTGAGGAGGCAAACAAAAAGGCAGTAGAAAGAATGATGGAAGCAGAGCCATATTTAGTGGATACAAAATTAGCAAAGGATGCTATCCCTGGTCTGAAAGAGGATATGCTAATCCATGCAGGTCCCCCAATAACCTGGGAAAGAGCTTCTGGTCCGATGAAGGGGGCAATAATTGGTGCTTTGATATATGAGGGGAAGGCATCAAGTGAGGAGGAAGCAATAAAGCTTGTAGAGAGAGGAGAAGTAATACTTAGACCAAATCATGAGTTCAATGCTGTTGGTCCGATGGCTGGTGTTATTTCCTTCAACATGCCAGTCTATATTATTGAAGATAAAAAATTCGGCAACAGAGCATTTAGCAATTATAATGAGGGTATAGGAAAAGTACTCAGGTATGGAGCTTATGACAGCGAGGTCATATCTAGGCTGAATTGGATGAGGAATGAACTTTATCCTGCACTGAAGGCAGCACTGGATGAGGCCAGAAAGGATAAGGGTGGCATAAACTTCAAGTCGATAATCCAGCAGGCTCTCCATATGGGAGACGAGTGCCACAATAGATATGTTGCTGCAACTAGCAAGTTCATGAACGAAATAGCAACATATCTCGTGAGGGCAGATGTGCCCAAGGATGTGTTCTCAAGAGTATGGGAGTTCATGAAGAATAACAATTTCTTCACATTGAATATAGGAATGGCTTCAGCGAAAGCAATGACGTTGGCTGCTCACAACATAGAATATAGCACTATAGTCACTGTCCTAACCAGAAATGGTACAGATGCAGGAATATGGGTTAGCGGACTGGGAAATAGATGGTTCACAGCACCAGCTCCTGTTCCGAAGGGAGTGTTCTTCCCTGGATTTACACAGGATGATGCCAATCCAGATCTAGGAGATAGCGCGATAACCGAGACGGCTGGATTTGGTGGATTTGCGATGGCAGCAGCTCCTGCAGTGGTAAGCTGGGTTGGCGGCTCGGTGGAGTTCGCTGTTGAGAACACGAAGAACATGTATAATATAACTTATAGCAAGCACAAATACTTCACAATACCCTACTTGGGGTTCCAGGGAACGCCAACTGGAATAGATATCAGATACGTGCTGAAGACAGGAATAACTCCAACAATCAATACAGGGATAGCTCACAAGAAGGCTGGTATAGGGCAAGTTGGAGCAGGGATAGTCAAGTTTCCGTTTGAGCTATTCAAGGACGCATTCAAGGCATATGTTGAGAAGTACGGAGCGTAA